In Prunus dulcis chromosome 2, ALMONDv2, whole genome shotgun sequence, a single genomic region encodes these proteins:
- the LOC117619432 gene encoding UTP:RNA uridylyltransferase 1 isoform X2 — protein sequence MAGGGGDAPPLPASNGGEFLLSLLQQKPHLLHHQQQHQHQQQQQQSPVLDPAVAAVGPTLPFPPIPPWASSNGRDHLSQLPNPSSSSLWSTQSPPSPFNFLGFPQNPYPSPSPPNPFPQFGGNQFPGNLALTDDLRNLVGFQSPSNNALQSQNFAQLKQQHQEQQKLKFSYFPSDIIRNPEPSVNANTSSEVSNLSNGFDRSLNLNPNNSSTSNEFRHGNPDTFNSREQERRGGGGAGAGRGKQFQRNTPPPGFGNNSRGGGNWDSGSRRRDFEHNVDRERQSSSEFVRNRDASFEDERVRRLASEDSRIRGNGARGLGFSAQLDDPGPPTGANLHSASASEIEKSMMNLQHEKDDKNEEDDKNEAKQHHNSREKALTRARVPIVKLMDPVTGISCDICINNVLAVINTKLLRDYAKIDARLRQLAFIVKHWAKSRGVNETYQGTLSSYAYVLMCIHFLQQRRPAVLPCLQEMQSTYSVTVENIECAFFDQVDKLRDFGSPNREPIAKLVWAFFNYWAYGHDYANSVISVRTGSILSKREKDWTRRIGNDRHLICIEDPFEISHDLGRVVDKYSIKVLREEFERAAEIMQYDANPCVKLFEPYVPGV from the exons ATGGCTGGCGGTGGAGGTGACGCTCCGCCTCTGCCGGCGTCTAACGGCGGAGAGTTCCTCCTGTCCTTGCTCCAACAGAAGCCTCATCTCCTTCACCACCAACAGCAACATCAACAtcaacagcagcaacaacaatcTCCGGTGCTTGATCCGGCGGTGGCAGCCGTGGGCCCCACCCTCCCCTTCCCGCCGATACCACCTTGGGCATCATCCAACGGCCGGGATCATCTTTCTCAGCTCCCcaacccttcttcttcttctctctggTCCACCCAATCTCCTCCTTCTCCTTTCAACTTTCTAGGGTTTCCCCAAAACCCCtatccctctccctctcctcccAATCCCTTTCCCCAATTTGGTGGAAATCAATTCCCGGGAAACCTCGCCCTTACGGACGATTTGAGAAATCTAGTAGGGTTTCAGAGTCCGAGCAATAATGCCCTCCAAAGCCAAAACTTTGCCCAGCTGAAACAGCAGCACCAAGAGCAGCAGAAGCTCAAGTTTAGTTACTTTCCCAGTGACATTATCCGAAATCCCGAGCCTTCAGTGAATGCCAACACATCCTCTGAGGTTTCCAATCTCAGCAATGGCTTCGACCGGAGTCTCAATTTGAATCCGAACAATTCTTCCACTTCGAATGAGTTTCGGCATGGAAATCCTGATACTTTCAATTCTCGGGAGCAGGAACGACGGGGCGGAGGTGGAGCTGGAGCTGGAAGGGGAAAGCAATTTCAGAGGAATACTCCACCGCCTGGGTTTGGGAACAATTCGAGAGGAGGAGGGAATTGGGATTCTGGGAGTAGAAGGAGAGACTTTGAGCACAATGTGGATCGGGAAAGGCAGAGTTCAAGTGAATTTGTGAGGAACCGGGATGCTTCTTTTGAGGATGAAAGAGTGAGAAGATTGGCAAGTGAAGACAGTCGAATTCGAGGCAATGGGGCTCGTGGATTGGGGTTCAGTGCACAGCTTGATGATCCTGGTCCGCCCACTGGCGCCAATCTTCATTCGGCTTCAGCTTCAGAGATTGAAAAGTCGATGATGAATTTGCAGCATGAAAAGGATGACAAGAACGAGGAGGATGACAAGAATGAGGCGAAGCAACACCATAATTCGCGCGAAAAG GCGTTGACACGTGCTAGGGTTCCCATAGTAAAGCTTATGGATCCTGTCACTGGTATCTCCTGTGACATATGCATCAACAATGTTTTGGCTGTTATAAATACAAAGCTTCTTCGTGATTATGCAAAAATAGATGCAAGATTACGGCAGTTGGCTTTTATTGTGAAACATTGGGCCAAGTCAAGAGGAGTCAATGAAACTTACCAAGGAACCCTATCTAGCTATGC gtaTGTTTTGATGTGCATTCATTTCTTACAACAGCGTAGACCTGCTGTTCTTCCCTGCTTACAG GAAATGCAGTCAACATACTCTGTCACTGTAGAGAACATTGAATGTGCTTTCTTTGATCAAGTAGACAAACTTCGAGATTTTGGATCCCCTAACAGGGAACCTATTGCTAAACTGGTGTGGGCATTTTTCAATTACTGGGCATATGGTCATGATTATGCAAATTCTGTCATATCTGTTCGTACAGGAAGCATACTCAG CAAGCGGGAAAAAGACTGGACAAGGAGGATTGGGAATGATCGGCATTTGATATGCATAGAGGATCCTTTCGAGATATCCCATGACCTGGGTCGAGTGGTGGACAAGTACAGCATAAAAGTTTTAAGGGAGGAATTTGAACGTGCAGCCGAGATCATGCAATATGATGCAAATCCTTGTGTGAAGCTCTTTGAACCCTACGTTCCTGGTGTTTAA
- the LOC117619432 gene encoding UTP:RNA uridylyltransferase 1 isoform X1: MAGGGGDAPPLPASNGGEFLLSLLQQKPHLLHHQQQHQHQQQQQQSPVLDPAVAAVGPTLPFPPIPPWASSNGRDHLSQLPNPSSSSLWSTQSPPSPFNFLGFPQNPYPSPSPPNPFPQFGGNQFPGNLALTDDLRNLVGFQSPSNNALQSQNFAQLKQQHQEQQKLKFSYFPSDIIRNPEPSVNANTSSEVSNLSNGFDRSLNLNPNNSSTSNEFRHGNPDTFNSREQERRGGGGAGAGRGKQFQRNTPPPGFGNNSRGGGNWDSGSRRRDFEHNVDRERQSSSEFVRNRDASFEDERVRRLASEDSRIRGNGARGLGFSAQLDDPGPPTGANLHSASASEIEKSMMNLQHEKDDKNEEDDKNEAKQHHNSREKDSRSDNRGQHLLSQRMRIFKRQMQCRFDIDRLNAPFLAIYDSLIPTEEEKAKQNQLFTLLETLITKEWPDAQLYVYGSCGNSFGVSKSDIDLCLAIDVADDNKSEILLRLADILQSDNLQNVQALTRARVPIVKLMDPVTGISCDICINNVLAVINTKLLRDYAKIDARLRQLAFIVKHWAKSRGVNETYQGTLSSYAYVLMCIHFLQQRRPAVLPCLQEMQSTYSVTVENIECAFFDQVDKLRDFGSPNREPIAKLVWAFFNYWAYGHDYANSVISVRTGSILSKREKDWTRRIGNDRHLICIEDPFEISHDLGRVVDKYSIKVLREEFERAAEIMQYDANPCVKLFEPYVPGV; this comes from the exons ATGGCTGGCGGTGGAGGTGACGCTCCGCCTCTGCCGGCGTCTAACGGCGGAGAGTTCCTCCTGTCCTTGCTCCAACAGAAGCCTCATCTCCTTCACCACCAACAGCAACATCAACAtcaacagcagcaacaacaatcTCCGGTGCTTGATCCGGCGGTGGCAGCCGTGGGCCCCACCCTCCCCTTCCCGCCGATACCACCTTGGGCATCATCCAACGGCCGGGATCATCTTTCTCAGCTCCCcaacccttcttcttcttctctctggTCCACCCAATCTCCTCCTTCTCCTTTCAACTTTCTAGGGTTTCCCCAAAACCCCtatccctctccctctcctcccAATCCCTTTCCCCAATTTGGTGGAAATCAATTCCCGGGAAACCTCGCCCTTACGGACGATTTGAGAAATCTAGTAGGGTTTCAGAGTCCGAGCAATAATGCCCTCCAAAGCCAAAACTTTGCCCAGCTGAAACAGCAGCACCAAGAGCAGCAGAAGCTCAAGTTTAGTTACTTTCCCAGTGACATTATCCGAAATCCCGAGCCTTCAGTGAATGCCAACACATCCTCTGAGGTTTCCAATCTCAGCAATGGCTTCGACCGGAGTCTCAATTTGAATCCGAACAATTCTTCCACTTCGAATGAGTTTCGGCATGGAAATCCTGATACTTTCAATTCTCGGGAGCAGGAACGACGGGGCGGAGGTGGAGCTGGAGCTGGAAGGGGAAAGCAATTTCAGAGGAATACTCCACCGCCTGGGTTTGGGAACAATTCGAGAGGAGGAGGGAATTGGGATTCTGGGAGTAGAAGGAGAGACTTTGAGCACAATGTGGATCGGGAAAGGCAGAGTTCAAGTGAATTTGTGAGGAACCGGGATGCTTCTTTTGAGGATGAAAGAGTGAGAAGATTGGCAAGTGAAGACAGTCGAATTCGAGGCAATGGGGCTCGTGGATTGGGGTTCAGTGCACAGCTTGATGATCCTGGTCCGCCCACTGGCGCCAATCTTCATTCGGCTTCAGCTTCAGAGATTGAAAAGTCGATGATGAATTTGCAGCATGAAAAGGATGACAAGAACGAGGAGGATGACAAGAATGAGGCGAAGCAACACCATAATTCGCGCGAAAAG GATTCAAGATCAGATAACAGAGGACAACACCTACTTAGCCAAAGAATGAGAATCTTCAAAAGACAGATGCAATGTCGCTTTGACATAGACAGGCTAAATGCTCcttttcttgcaatttatgaTTCCTTGATACCAACTGAGGAAGAGAAGGCTAAGCAGAATCAATTATTTACATTATTAGAGACATTAATAACCAAGGAATGGCCTGACGCTCAGCTGTATGTCTATGGGTCGTGTGGCAACTCATTTGGAGTTTCTAAAAGTGATATTGATCTTTGTCTTGCAATTGATGTGGCAGATGACAACAAGTCTGAGATCTTATTAAGGTTGGCAGATATTTTGCAATCAGACAATCTACAGAATGTGCAG GCGTTGACACGTGCTAGGGTTCCCATAGTAAAGCTTATGGATCCTGTCACTGGTATCTCCTGTGACATATGCATCAACAATGTTTTGGCTGTTATAAATACAAAGCTTCTTCGTGATTATGCAAAAATAGATGCAAGATTACGGCAGTTGGCTTTTATTGTGAAACATTGGGCCAAGTCAAGAGGAGTCAATGAAACTTACCAAGGAACCCTATCTAGCTATGC gtaTGTTTTGATGTGCATTCATTTCTTACAACAGCGTAGACCTGCTGTTCTTCCCTGCTTACAG GAAATGCAGTCAACATACTCTGTCACTGTAGAGAACATTGAATGTGCTTTCTTTGATCAAGTAGACAAACTTCGAGATTTTGGATCCCCTAACAGGGAACCTATTGCTAAACTGGTGTGGGCATTTTTCAATTACTGGGCATATGGTCATGATTATGCAAATTCTGTCATATCTGTTCGTACAGGAAGCATACTCAG CAAGCGGGAAAAAGACTGGACAAGGAGGATTGGGAATGATCGGCATTTGATATGCATAGAGGATCCTTTCGAGATATCCCATGACCTGGGTCGAGTGGTGGACAAGTACAGCATAAAAGTTTTAAGGGAGGAATTTGAACGTGCAGCCGAGATCATGCAATATGATGCAAATCCTTGTGTGAAGCTCTTTGAACCCTACGTTCCTGGTGTTTAA
- the LOC117619434 gene encoding glyoxylate/hydroxypyruvate reductase HPR3-like isoform X1 — MALNGNHSELPQVLVLLPPACFTLLESNYSHKFNFLKAWDSPLPQDQFLATHAGSVQALLSSANGPTITANILQMLPSLKVIVTTSAGIDHLDLAECRSRGVAIASTPKIFTEDVADMAVGLLLDVMRKISAGDRYVRDGLWATRGDYALGSKCQIGGKRVGIVGLGNIGVQVAKRLEAFGCNILYNSRTEKPFVSYPFYSDICELAANSDALVICCALTAETHHLINKKVLLALGRDVVIVNVGRGAIIDEKEMVRCLVKGEIGGAGLDVFEDEPEVPEELFALDNVVLSPHNATYTPECFMALCELVAGNFEAFFSKKPLLSPAVDN; from the exons ATGGCACTTAATGGAAATCACAGTGAACTCCCACAAGTTCTGGTACTTCTCCCACCTGCGTGCTTCACTCTCTTGGAGTCCAACTACTCCCACAAGTTCAACTTCCTCAAAGCTTGGGACTCTCCTCTCCCTCAAGACCAGTTCTTGGCCACACATGCAGGCTCTGTTCAGGCCTTGCTGTCCTCTGCCAATGGACCAACCATCACTGCCAATATCCTACAAATGCTGCCCTCCTTGAAGGTCATTGTCACCACCAGCGCTGGCATTGACCATCTTGACTTAGCCGAGTGTCGAAGCCGCGGTGTTGCCATTGCCAGTACCCCTAAAATCTTCACTGAGGATGTTGCTGATATGGCTGTGGGGCTGCTTCTTGATGTCATGAGAAAGATTTCGGCTGGGGATCGGTATGTCAGAGACGGGCTTTGGGCTACCAGAGGAGACTATGCTCTCGGTTCTAAG TGCCAGATAGGAGGCAAACGAGTTGGGATTGTTGGCTTGGGAAACATTGGCGTACAAGTTGCCAAAAGACTTGAGGCCTTTGGCTGCAACATATTGTACAACTCAAGGACAGAAAAGCCATTCGTTTCATACCCTTTCTATTCTGATATCTGTGAACTAGCTGCTAACAGTGACGCCCTTGTCATTTGTTGTGCATTGACTGCTGAAACCCACCACCTGATCAACAAGAAAGTCTTGTTAGCGCTGGGAAGAGATGTCGTGATTGTAAACGTAGGACGCGGAGCTATCATCGATGAGAAGGAAATGGTGCGGTGTTTGGTGAAAGGAGAGATTGGAGGTGCTGGTTTGGATGTGTTTGAGGATGAGCCTGAAGTTCCTGAAGAGCTCTTTGCATTGGACAATGTTGTACTGTCACCACATAATGCTACCTACACACCAGAATGTTTCATGGCTTTGTGTGAACTAGTAGCAGGGAATTTCGAAGCTTTCTTCTCAAAAAAACCGTTGCTTTCACCGGCTGTGGATAATTAA
- the LOC117619434 gene encoding glyoxylate/hydroxypyruvate reductase HPR3-like isoform X2, which translates to MALNGNHSELPQVLVLLPPACFTLLESNYSHKFNFLKAWDSPLPQDQFLATHAGSVQALLSSANGPTITANILQMLPSLKVIVTTSAGIDHLDLAECRSRGVAIASTPKIFTEDVADMAVGLLLDVMRKISAGDRYVRDGLWATRGDYALGSKIGGKRVGIVGLGNIGVQVAKRLEAFGCNILYNSRTEKPFVSYPFYSDICELAANSDALVICCALTAETHHLINKKVLLALGRDVVIVNVGRGAIIDEKEMVRCLVKGEIGGAGLDVFEDEPEVPEELFALDNVVLSPHNATYTPECFMALCELVAGNFEAFFSKKPLLSPAVDN; encoded by the exons ATGGCACTTAATGGAAATCACAGTGAACTCCCACAAGTTCTGGTACTTCTCCCACCTGCGTGCTTCACTCTCTTGGAGTCCAACTACTCCCACAAGTTCAACTTCCTCAAAGCTTGGGACTCTCCTCTCCCTCAAGACCAGTTCTTGGCCACACATGCAGGCTCTGTTCAGGCCTTGCTGTCCTCTGCCAATGGACCAACCATCACTGCCAATATCCTACAAATGCTGCCCTCCTTGAAGGTCATTGTCACCACCAGCGCTGGCATTGACCATCTTGACTTAGCCGAGTGTCGAAGCCGCGGTGTTGCCATTGCCAGTACCCCTAAAATCTTCACTGAGGATGTTGCTGATATGGCTGTGGGGCTGCTTCTTGATGTCATGAGAAAGATTTCGGCTGGGGATCGGTATGTCAGAGACGGGCTTTGGGCTACCAGAGGAGACTATGCTCTCGGTTCTAAG ATAGGAGGCAAACGAGTTGGGATTGTTGGCTTGGGAAACATTGGCGTACAAGTTGCCAAAAGACTTGAGGCCTTTGGCTGCAACATATTGTACAACTCAAGGACAGAAAAGCCATTCGTTTCATACCCTTTCTATTCTGATATCTGTGAACTAGCTGCTAACAGTGACGCCCTTGTCATTTGTTGTGCATTGACTGCTGAAACCCACCACCTGATCAACAAGAAAGTCTTGTTAGCGCTGGGAAGAGATGTCGTGATTGTAAACGTAGGACGCGGAGCTATCATCGATGAGAAGGAAATGGTGCGGTGTTTGGTGAAAGGAGAGATTGGAGGTGCTGGTTTGGATGTGTTTGAGGATGAGCCTGAAGTTCCTGAAGAGCTCTTTGCATTGGACAATGTTGTACTGTCACCACATAATGCTACCTACACACCAGAATGTTTCATGGCTTTGTGTGAACTAGTAGCAGGGAATTTCGAAGCTTTCTTCTCAAAAAAACCGTTGCTTTCACCGGCTGTGGATAATTAA